Part of the Ignavibacterium album JCM 16511 genome, TGTTTTCTTTTCTCCAATCGTAATATCAGATATTCTCTTTAGTCTTGTTGCTATTGAAGTCTGTTTATAAATATTGCGAATCTTATCAATCAGTTCATTTTTTATTTTCATCACCCCGCTGGCAACTGCACTTGGTTCTTTCGGCAAAAAGTCAACAGCACCTAAAGACAATGCTTTGATTGTAACATCTGCTCCTTCTGTAGTAAAGGAACTAACCATTAAAACCGGGACAGGAAAGTCTTTCATAATTTTATCCAGAGTTTCAAGTCCGTTCAAACCTGGCATTTCAAAATCAAGAGTAACAACATCCGGCTGATGAGTTTTAATTAATTCAAATCCTTCCAAACCATTTTTTGCAGTTGCAACAACTTCAATATCACCAGCACTTTCCAACATAAAAGAAAGTGTCTTTCTCATGAAAGCCGAATCATCAATAACGAGTACTTTTATTTTTCTGTTATTTGACATGCTGAGTTTTGTTTATCAGTTCATTTATATCAAGAATCAGAATTACAGTACCATCACCCATTATGGTTGAGCCGGCAATTCCGGGCACTCTTCCTATAAAATTACCAAGTGATTTAATAACGATTTCTTTTTGTCCTAATAATTCGTCAACTTCAATTCCTACTTGTCTTTCAGCCAAACCGACAATTACAACATATTGCCAGATGTTATTTTCAGATTGCCGTGTTTGGTTAAGAACTACTTGCCGCAAGGAAACCAAAGGTATAATCCTGTCACGAAGTTTTATAACAGGTTTATTGTTAATCGAATAAACATTTTCAGAATGAACCCGAATCACTTCAATGACTGAATTAAGAGGGATTACAAATTGTTCGCTCTCAACTTTCACGATCATACCGCTTATTATTGCCAGAGTAAGCGGAAGTTTAATTTGTATTTTTGTTCCGGCTCCAACAGTTGATTCAAGATTTATCATTCCTCTTAACTTTGTGACATTTGTTTTAACTACATCCATTCCAACACCTCTTCCGGAAATGTTCGTGACAACCTCTGCAGTAGAAAAACCGGGAAGAAAAATCAGATTAAGTAAATCCTGTTTTGATAATTCATCAGCTTTTGTTTTTGAAGTCAGACCTTTGCTTATTGCCTTGGCCTTTATCACTTCTGGATCGATTCCTTTCCCATCATCTTCAATTGTGATAATTATATTGTTACCTTCGTGTTCAGCACTTAACTTAATTGTGCCGACAGGATTTTTGCCTGCTTTTATTCTATCTTCTTCTTTTTCAACTCCATGGTCAATCGAATTTCTTATTATATGAACAAGCGGATCGTTAATCTCTTCAATAAGTGTTTTGTCAAGTTCAGTTTCTTCACCTTCAATAATAAGATTAATTTTTTTATTAGCTGTTTTTGATAAATCTCTTACAAGTCTCGGATACTTGTTGAATACTTTTCCAATCTTAACCATTCTGGTTTTCATAACTAACTGTTGCAATTCATTTGTCATCATATCAATTAGTTTGGTTGTATCTTCAAGTTCACGGGCAAGTTGTGTTCCTTCAAACTCTCTCGAAACATCAAGATTAATTTGTGCAAGTCTGTTTCTGCCAAGTACAAGTTCGGAAACCATATTCAGCAATTCATCAAGTTTTTCAACATCAACACGAATTGAATTATCAGCTTTTTTACTTTCCTGATTATTGTTCTCAGCCTCACTTTTCTTTTCATTCGAAGGGTTTGTTTCTGATGTTTCTTTTGCTTTGGAAATTTCTTTGTCAGGAATTTCTTCGGCTGGAAATTCTTCCTTGCTTTTTTTCTTTCGACCTTTCTTCGCTTTCGGAGTCTCAGTGTTCAAAACAGATTCTTCAGATTTGTTTCCAAGTTTGGTGATTGTAGTCTGAAGCTTCTGAATTATATCTTCGATATCGACATCTTCATTATGATTTATCTCAATTGAGCTGATTAATTCTTTCATCTTATCATAGCCCAAAAGTATCGAATCCATAATCGATGAATTAAGGACTGCTTCTTTTTTTCTTAACTTATTCAGAATGTCTTCACAACGATGAGTTAATGAAGTAAGTTTATTCAGATTAAGAAAACCAGATGCTCCTTTTATCGTATGAAAGGAGCGAAAGACCTTATTCAGTAAGTTTTCATCAGTGGGATTTTTTTCCAGCTCAATTAAATCCAGATCAAGTGAATCAATTATCTCTTTTGATTCAATAAGAAAACTGTCAACAATCTCCTTCATCTCGGGATCGTTGAGCATGGGATTTACTTCTGCTTTACTCATTATTTCCGGAATAGTCTATCAATTTCTTCCTGAGAAGATGCATTGATTTTTTTTGTAATTACATCATCTACTAATTGTTGGGATGAAGTTCCGTTCTGATATCTAGCATTTGGATCAAATGTCATACTCTCTTCAAAAGGTATTTGAAGATCTTCTGTAGATTTGATATGACTTTTTTCGATATCATTTATTAGTGAGCCAAGCTTTTTCTGAACCGAGTCAATCAAATGATTTACTGCAGCTAATTGCTGAGCAGTTATATCCTGCACCTGCAACGAAATTGTTATACTGTTTGCATATTCTTTAATGTTTTTAATAACACCAAGCAGAACTTCAATTCTGGCTGAGTTGTCATATTTTTCATCATACTTCTGTAACAGCTCTACTGCTTTTGGAGAATTTGATTCCAATGCAACTTCTCTGATTAATTCGGCTTTTTCTTTTTCCAGTTCAAGAAGTCTCTCAAGCATTGATTCTGAGTGACTTGTTTCATTCAGAACTTTATCAATCAAATCAAGAATCTCATTTGTTGCCAGTTCTGTTGCATTGGTAACATTATTAATCTGATGAGCTACCTTAGGAATTTTAGCAGCGCTGTCGGTAATTGAATGATTGATGTTTTCCAGAAGAGGAATTGTATCACGCATAAAATCAATCAGACTTTGAATTACCGGTATTAATTTTTCCGAATACATAAAAATTGCTTTCAGATCATTCAGCTTCTCGAATAATCTGGTCATTACTGTTTCAGAGTTCATCTATTTCTCCGTGATTGTTGTTGAAAGAATCTGTTCGATTTTTTCCCGAAGTACCTGTGGTGTAAATGGTTTAAGAATATAATTATTCACTTTTGCTTTCAGAGCTTCAATAATATCATTCTTCAGACCACGAGTGGTAACCATTAATACGGGCAGTTCACTGAATCTTTCATCGGAACGAATTGCTTTGACCAATTCAAGTCCGGACATTTCGGGCATGTTCCAATCGGTTATTACAAAATTTATATCGGGATCAGATTCAAGTTTTGCCAATGCATCTTTTCCATCACTTGCTTCTACATAGTCAAGGTAATTAAGATTTGCAAGTGAATTGATTACAATACGACGCATTGTAACCGAATCGTCAACAACTAAAAATTTAAGGTTCATAACTTCTCCGTTTAGTTTAAATATTTAGAAACTTCGCTGATGATTGTTTTCTGTTCAAATGGTTTTATTAAATATGAATCTGCACCATAATGCAAAGCTCTCTCAATATCACCGGTCTCTGAAAGATTTGAGAGAACGATGATAGGAGTGTTTTTCAGATCATCATTTTCTCTAATTGCTTTTATCAGTTCAAATCCATCTACATTAGGCATATTGAGATCAGTAATTAACAAATCAATATTTTCTCTTGGAAGCATTTCCAATGCTTCCATTCCATCGCTTACACTGATAATTTCATATCCTTTAACAGACAGAGAAAATGTTATTAACTTTCTTATTATCGGTGAATCGTCTGCCACCATTATGGTTTTTTTCACCTTTATTACTCCTTCTTATATCCAACAGTTTTTGGAAAGCTGACAAGTTTGAAAGCTTTACTGATTCCGTGCAAAGACTCCGAGTAACCAATGAACAAATAGCCGTTTTTATTGAGCGTGCGATAAAGATTATTTATCACTTTTATTTTTGAATTCTGATCGAAATAGATTAACACATTTGCACAGAATATTACATCTACATTACCAAGACCAATTATTCCGATGTCCTCATAAAGATTAAGATATCTGAAATCGACCATTCCTTTTATAATTGGAGAAATCTCATAATAATTATCGGTTTTTCTGAAATATCTTTTAAGAAACTGAATGGGAACATTTCTAATCGAATATTCACCGTAAACGCCTTTGACTGCAGCTTCAAGCGCAGTATTGCTTATGTCTGTTCCTAAAAGTTCAAATTCAAAATCAGGATATTTCTGTGCAACAAAATCATTTATCATCATAGCAATTGAATAAGCTTCTTCACCAGATGAAACAGCAGCACTCCAGATTTTAATTTTATTTTGATTACTATTTCTTTTTTCTGAAATCAGTTCAGGAATCACTTTTAAAACCAGCGCATCAAGCTGTGCCTGGTTTCTGAAAAAGAAAGTTTCATTAATTGTAATAGCATCGTATAAATAACGAAGCTCATAATTACCTTGTGCTGTGTTTCTTATAAAGTTCAGGTAATCCTGATAGCTGTTCATTTTTAGATGAAGCAAACGCTTCATCAATCTGCTTTCAAGCAAATACTTCTTATTATCTTGGAAATAAATTCCTGTTTTTTCGTAGATGAATCCTCTCCATTGCGAGAATAGTTCATTAGACATCTCTATGAATAGCTTATCATTCGTTCTGGCAGAGAAGAATTCAGTTGTTTTATTATTAGTATTTACGGTTTCTACTTTCAATGCGATTGCTTTAGTTAGTGTTTTTTTTAACCATCAAAATTTCTTTTGCCCGTTGGCTTACCATTTCATTTTCATCTTCAGCAAGTTTTTCGAGAAAAGAATAGGAATTTTGATTATCAATATCTTCCAACAATTCTGTGAGTCTTAACTTTATCCAGAAATTCTCGTTCAGAAATTCATCATCAATCAGCATAATGGCTGTGTCAGCGTCAAGTTTAAATAATAATTCAAGCGCATATAATCTTACCATTTCATCGGAGTTATTAAGACAACGTGATATAGAATCCATTAACTTATGAAGCTCAACTTCATTTAATTCTTTTATCAGCTCAGGTTCCTGCTGAATAAATTCATCAACGAGTTTAAGCAGATGTGAAATATTAGGAGTATCATTTTTGATGAGGAGTGAGATCTGCTTAAGCACAATGTCTTTGTTTATTATCAATTTATGATAAATTATTCCATCATATTCCGGATCGCTTCCGTAATATTTTAGTGCTTCGGCTATAATTTCACAATCATCAAATTCATTAAGAAGTTTTGCACCTATTTTGCGATAATCATTTTCTTTATGAGCAAGCATTATCACTAATGCTCTTTTTATTTTTTCGTCAAATGGGACATCAAAGCCATATCTTACATGAAGTTTATAAATTGCCTCTACAATAGGTGGAATAAATGGCAGACTTGCATTTTGTAATTCAGCTAAAAGGAAGAAAAAAGATTCCTCATTACCAATATCACCCAAGCTTTCTATTATCATGTATTTAACCAAATCATCTTCATCATTATATCTCTGAATAATAAAGTTGAATGCTTTAACCGTTCCTATTTTACCAAGAGAGTTAATTATGTAAGGTTTTAGAATTTCACTTTTATGATAAAGAGAAATCAGCAAATCAACTGATTGAACGCTTCTGTTATTGCCCAGTGCTTCGATATAAGAAATCAAGACATTTTCATTTTCAGTATTGCTGATAAGTTCAAGAACTGCTTTTTCAACTTTTTTATCATGGATTTCTGCAAGAATATCAGCCGCAAACTTTAAAT contains:
- a CDS encoding response regulator, which gives rise to MNLKFLVVDDSVTMRRIVINSLANLNYLDYVEASDGKDALAKLESDPDINFVITDWNMPEMSGLELVKAIRSDERFSELPVLMVTTRGLKNDIIEALKAKVNNYILKPFTPQVLREKIEQILSTTITEK
- a CDS encoding protein phosphatase CheZ, which produces MNSETVMTRLFEKLNDLKAIFMYSEKLIPVIQSLIDFMRDTIPLLENINHSITDSAAKIPKVAHQINNVTNATELATNEILDLIDKVLNETSHSESMLERLLELEKEKAELIREVALESNSPKAVELLQKYDEKYDNSARIEVLLGVIKNIKEYANSITISLQVQDITAQQLAAVNHLIDSVQKKLGSLINDIEKSHIKSTEDLQIPFEESMTFDPNARYQNGTSSQQLVDDVITKKINASSQEEIDRLFRK
- a CDS encoding CheR family methyltransferase; translation: MKVETVNTNNKTTEFFSARTNDKLFIEMSNELFSQWRGFIYEKTGIYFQDNKKYLLESRLMKRLLHLKMNSYQDYLNFIRNTAQGNYELRYLYDAITINETFFFRNQAQLDALVLKVIPELISEKRNSNQNKIKIWSAAVSSGEEAYSIAMMINDFVAQKYPDFEFELLGTDISNTALEAAVKGVYGEYSIRNVPIQFLKRYFRKTDNYYEISPIIKGMVDFRYLNLYEDIGIIGLGNVDVIFCANVLIYFDQNSKIKVINNLYRTLNKNGYLFIGYSESLHGISKAFKLVSFPKTVGYKKE
- a CDS encoding response regulator translates to MKKTIMVADDSPIIRKLITFSLSVKGYEIISVSDGMEALEMLPRENIDLLITDLNMPNVDGFELIKAIRENDDLKNTPIIVLSNLSETGDIERALHYGADSYLIKPFEQKTIISEVSKYLN
- a CDS encoding chemotaxis protein CheA; this encodes MSKAEVNPMLNDPEMKEIVDSFLIESKEIIDSLDLDLIELEKNPTDENLLNKVFRSFHTIKGASGFLNLNKLTSLTHRCEDILNKLRKKEAVLNSSIMDSILLGYDKMKELISSIEINHNEDVDIEDIIQKLQTTITKLGNKSEESVLNTETPKAKKGRKKKSKEEFPAEEIPDKEISKAKETSETNPSNEKKSEAENNNQESKKADNSIRVDVEKLDELLNMVSELVLGRNRLAQINLDVSREFEGTQLARELEDTTKLIDMMTNELQQLVMKTRMVKIGKVFNKYPRLVRDLSKTANKKINLIIEGEETELDKTLIEEINDPLVHIIRNSIDHGVEKEEDRIKAGKNPVGTIKLSAEHEGNNIIITIEDDGKGIDPEVIKAKAISKGLTSKTKADELSKQDLLNLIFLPGFSTAEVVTNISGRGVGMDVVKTNVTKLRGMINLESTVGAGTKIQIKLPLTLAIISGMIVKVESEQFVIPLNSVIEVIRVHSENVYSINNKPVIKLRDRIIPLVSLRQVVLNQTRQSENNIWQYVVIVGLAERQVGIEVDELLGQKEIVIKSLGNFIGRVPGIAGSTIMGDGTVILILDINELINKTQHVK
- a CDS encoding HEAT repeat domain-containing protein — its product is MLKTKISTAEIDSIFQSDNINAQIEFLDQLECEEYDPVIAAHLCSYLQKRDKGLRSALSHFFIKRKCYLVADKLTEFIASDDISLRNIAGEILITYGAYAVDSLIKFLKKTKDVIDLKFAADILAEIHDKKVEKAVLELISNTENENVLISYIEALGNNRSVQSVDLLISLYHKSEILKPYIINSLGKIGTVKAFNFIIQRYNDEDDLVKYMIIESLGDIGNEESFFFLLAELQNASLPFIPPIVEAIYKLHVRYGFDVPFDEKIKRALVIMLAHKENDYRKIGAKLLNEFDDCEIIAEALKYYGSDPEYDGIIYHKLIINKDIVLKQISLLIKNDTPNISHLLKLVDEFIQQEPELIKELNEVELHKLMDSISRCLNNSDEMVRLYALELLFKLDADTAIMLIDDEFLNENFWIKLRLTELLEDIDNQNSYSFLEKLAEDENEMVSQRAKEILMVKKNTN